The following are from one region of the Streptomyces tuirus genome:
- a CDS encoding TIGR03085 family metal-binding protein — protein MSTHAKRERLLLADLLETAGPDAPTLCEGWTTRDLAAHVVVRERRPDAAGGILIKQLAPRLDKVMAEYTDKPYEELIQLIRTGPPRFSPFSLKPVDEASNIIEFYVHTEDVRRAQPDWSPRDLDPVFQDALWSRLERTARLMGRGVPTGLVLRRPDGQTAVAHRGTPVVTVTGEPSELVLFSYGRQSAAKVDLDGDENAIAKLQETKQLGI, from the coding sequence ATGTCGACCCATGCCAAGCGTGAACGACTTCTCCTCGCCGACCTGTTGGAGACCGCGGGCCCGGACGCGCCCACTCTGTGCGAGGGCTGGACGACCAGGGACCTCGCCGCGCACGTCGTGGTGCGCGAGCGCCGCCCGGACGCCGCCGGCGGGATACTGATCAAGCAGCTCGCGCCGCGTCTGGACAAGGTGATGGCGGAGTACACCGACAAGCCGTACGAGGAGCTGATCCAGCTGATCCGTACGGGCCCGCCGCGTTTCTCGCCCTTCTCCCTGAAGCCGGTCGACGAGGCGTCGAACATCATCGAGTTCTACGTCCACACCGAGGACGTCCGGCGCGCCCAGCCCGACTGGTCCCCGCGCGACCTCGACCCGGTCTTCCAGGACGCCCTGTGGTCCCGCCTTGAGCGCACCGCCCGTCTGATGGGCCGCGGCGTCCCGACGGGCCTGGTCCTGCGCCGGCCCGACGGCCAGACGGCGGTGGCCCACCGCGGCACCCCGGTGGTCACCGTGACCGGCGAGCCGTCCGAACTGGTCCTGTTCTCCTACGGCCGTCAGAGCGCGGCCAAGGTCGATCTGGACGGCGACGAGAACGCGATCGCGAAGCTGCAGGAGACCAAGCAGCTCGGCATCTGA
- the hisF gene encoding imidazole glycerol phosphate synthase subunit HisF, which translates to MTLAVRVIPCLDVDNGRVVKGVNFQNLRDAGDPVEMAKVYDAEGADELTFLDITASSGNRETTYDVVRRTAEQVFIPLTVGGGVRTAEDVDKLLRAGADKVGVNTAAIARPDLIREIAERFGRQVLVLSVDARRTESGSFEVTTHGGRKGTGIDAVEWAHRAAELGAGEILLNSMDADGTKDGYDLEMIRAVRKHVTIPVIASGGAGRLTDFPPAVEAGADAVLAASVFHFGDLRIGQVKETLRGAGHPVR; encoded by the coding sequence ATGACCCTGGCGGTCCGAGTCATCCCCTGCCTGGACGTGGACAACGGCCGGGTCGTCAAGGGCGTCAACTTCCAGAACCTGCGCGACGCGGGCGACCCCGTCGAGATGGCCAAGGTGTACGACGCCGAGGGCGCGGACGAGCTGACGTTCCTGGACATCACCGCCTCGTCGGGCAACCGCGAGACCACGTACGACGTGGTGCGCCGCACGGCCGAGCAGGTGTTCATCCCGCTCACGGTCGGCGGCGGCGTCCGCACCGCCGAGGACGTGGACAAGCTGCTGCGCGCCGGTGCGGACAAGGTCGGCGTCAACACGGCCGCGATCGCCCGGCCCGACCTGATCCGCGAGATCGCCGAGCGTTTCGGCCGCCAGGTCCTGGTCCTGTCGGTCGACGCCCGCCGCACCGAGTCGGGCTCCTTCGAGGTCACCACCCACGGCGGCCGCAAGGGCACCGGCATCGACGCCGTCGAGTGGGCCCACCGGGCAGCCGAACTGGGCGCCGGCGAGATCCTGCTCAACTCGATGGACGCCGACGGCACCAAGGACGGCTACGACCTGGAGATGATCCGGGCCGTACGCAAGCACGTCACGATCCCGGTCATCGCCTCGGGCGGCGCCGGCCGGCTGACCGACTTCCCCCCGGCCGTAGAGGCGGGCGCGGACGCGGTCCTGGCGGCCTCGGTGTTCCACTTCGGCGACCTGCGCATCGGCCAGGTCAAGGAGACGCTGCGGGGGGCGGGGCACCCGGTGCGGTGA
- a CDS encoding RidA family protein → MTVRRVQSGSPWEESFGFARAVEAGDRVLVAGTTAFKGDVLYGEGDPYEQAKVAITTALEAIAEFGLAPESVIRTRVYLAHARDVDAVGRAHKEMFDSVRPVTTLLVVQGFIDSRVLVSVEVEAFRGTPSEEH, encoded by the coding sequence ATGACCGTGCGGCGTGTGCAGAGCGGAAGTCCCTGGGAAGAGTCCTTCGGTTTTGCACGCGCCGTCGAGGCGGGCGACCGGGTGCTGGTGGCGGGCACGACCGCGTTCAAGGGCGATGTGCTCTACGGCGAGGGCGACCCCTACGAGCAGGCCAAGGTGGCCATCACCACCGCCCTCGAGGCGATCGCCGAGTTCGGGCTCGCGCCCGAGTCCGTGATCCGCACCCGTGTGTACCTGGCACACGCCCGGGACGTCGACGCGGTGGGCCGGGCCCACAAGGAGATGTTCGACAGCGTGCGCCCGGTCACGACCCTGCTGGTCGTGCAGGGCTTCATCGACTCCCGGGTCCTGGTGTCGGTGGAAGTGGAAGCATTCAGAGGGACACCTTCAGAGGAACACTAG
- the priA gene encoding bifunctional 1-(5-phosphoribosyl)-5-((5-phosphoribosylamino)methylideneamino)imidazole-4-carboxamide isomerase/phosphoribosylanthranilate isomerase PriA: protein MSKLELLPAVDVRDGQAVRLVHGESGSETSYGSPLEAALAWQRSGAEWLHLVDLDAAFGTGNNRELIAEVARAMDIKVELSGGIRDDETLAAALATGCRRVNLGTAALETPEWVAKVIAEHGDQIAVGLDVRGTTLRGRGWTRDGGDLYETLARLDKEGCARYVVTDIAKDGTLQGPNLELLRNVCAATDRPVVASGGVSSLDDLRAIADLVPLGVEGAIVGKALYAKAFTLEEALEAVSS, encoded by the coding sequence GTGAGCAAGCTCGAACTCCTCCCCGCCGTCGACGTCCGGGACGGCCAGGCCGTCCGCCTGGTGCACGGCGAGTCCGGCTCGGAGACCTCCTACGGCTCCCCGCTGGAGGCCGCCCTCGCCTGGCAGCGCTCCGGCGCCGAGTGGCTGCACCTGGTCGACCTGGACGCCGCCTTCGGCACCGGGAACAACCGCGAGCTGATCGCCGAGGTCGCCCGCGCCATGGACATCAAGGTGGAGCTGTCCGGCGGCATCCGCGACGACGAGACCCTCGCCGCCGCCCTCGCCACCGGCTGCAGGCGCGTCAACCTGGGCACGGCCGCCCTGGAGACGCCGGAGTGGGTCGCCAAGGTCATCGCCGAGCACGGCGACCAGATCGCGGTCGGTCTCGACGTCCGCGGCACGACCCTGCGCGGACGCGGCTGGACCCGCGACGGCGGCGACCTCTACGAGACCCTGGCGCGCCTCGACAAGGAGGGCTGCGCGCGGTACGTCGTCACCGACATCGCCAAGGACGGCACGCTGCAGGGCCCGAACCTGGAGCTGCTGCGCAATGTGTGCGCCGCCACCGACCGCCCGGTCGTGGCATCCGGCGGGGTCTCCTCGCTCGACGACCTGCGCGCCATCGCCGACCTCGTCCCGCTCGGTGTCGAGGGCGCCATCGTCGGGAAGGCGCTGTACGCGAAGGCGTTCACCCTGGAAGAGGCCTTGGAGGCTGTGTCGTCATGA
- the hisH gene encoding imidazole glycerol phosphate synthase subunit HisH: MSAPRKNVVVFDYGFGNVRSAERALARTGADVEITRDYDKALNADGLLVPGVGAFASCMTGLREARGDWIVDRRLSGGRPVMGICVGMQILFARGIEHGVESEGLDEWPGSVEPLQAEIVPHMGWNTVEAAPGSQLFAGLDPDARFYFVHSYAVHDWSLQTHNTAMTAPKVTWSTHGKPFVAAVENGALWATQFHPEKSGDAGAQLLTNWIGTL; this comes from the coding sequence TTGAGCGCCCCCCGCAAGAACGTGGTGGTCTTCGACTACGGCTTCGGCAACGTCCGTTCCGCCGAGCGCGCCCTCGCCCGCACGGGAGCCGACGTCGAGATCACGCGTGACTACGACAAGGCCCTGAACGCCGACGGCCTGCTGGTCCCCGGCGTCGGCGCCTTCGCCTCCTGCATGACCGGCCTGCGCGAGGCCCGCGGCGACTGGATTGTCGACCGCCGGCTCTCCGGCGGCCGCCCCGTCATGGGCATCTGCGTCGGCATGCAGATCCTCTTCGCGCGCGGCATCGAGCACGGCGTGGAGAGCGAGGGCCTCGACGAGTGGCCCGGCTCCGTCGAGCCGCTCCAGGCCGAGATCGTGCCCCACATGGGCTGGAACACCGTCGAAGCGGCGCCCGGCTCGCAGCTGTTCGCCGGCCTCGACCCGGACGCCCGCTTCTACTTCGTGCACTCCTACGCCGTCCACGACTGGTCCCTTCAGACGCACAACACGGCGATGACGGCCCCCAAGGTCACCTGGTCCACCCACGGCAAGCCGTTCGTCGCCGCCGTCGAGAACGGCGCCCTGTGGGCCACGCAGTTCCACCCCGAGAAGTCCGGCGACGCCGGAGCCCAGCTCCTCACCAACTGGATCGGAACACTGTGA
- the hisB gene encoding imidazoleglycerol-phosphate dehydratase HisB: MSRVGRTERVTKETSVLVEIDLDGTGKTDIKTGVGFYDHMLDQLGRHGLFDLTVKTEGDLHIDSHHTIEDTALALGAAFKQALGDKVGIYRFGNCTVPLDESLAQVTVDLSGRPYLVHTEPEKMAPMIGEYDTTMTRHILESFVAQAQIALHVHVPYGRNAHHIVECQFKALARALRYASERDPRAAGILPSTKGAL, encoded by the coding sequence ATGAGCCGCGTAGGCCGCACAGAGCGGGTGACCAAGGAGACCTCGGTCCTCGTCGAGATCGACCTCGACGGCACCGGGAAGACCGACATCAAGACCGGCGTCGGCTTCTACGACCACATGCTCGACCAGCTCGGCCGGCACGGTCTGTTCGACCTGACCGTGAAGACCGAGGGCGATCTGCACATCGACTCGCACCACACCATCGAGGACACCGCCCTCGCCCTCGGCGCCGCCTTCAAGCAGGCCCTCGGCGACAAGGTCGGCATCTACCGCTTCGGCAACTGCACGGTCCCGCTGGACGAGTCCCTCGCCCAGGTCACCGTCGACCTGTCCGGCCGCCCCTACCTCGTGCACACCGAGCCCGAGAAGATGGCGCCGATGATCGGCGAGTACGACACCACCATGACCCGGCACATCCTGGAGTCCTTCGTGGCCCAGGCGCAGATCGCGCTGCACGTGCACGTGCCCTACGGGCGCAACGCGCACCACATCGTGGAGTGCCAGTTCAAGGCGCTCGCCCGCGCCCTGCGCTACGCCTCCGAGCGCGACCCGCGCGCGGCCGGCATCCTCCCGTCCACGAAGGGCGCCCTGTGA
- a CDS encoding histidinol-phosphate transaminase — protein sequence MNDVRIDDLPVRDELRGKSPYGAPQLDVPVRLNTNENPYPLPEPLVERIAERVREAARNLNRYPDRDAVELRTRLAQYLTDTSGHEVGVANVWAANGSNEVIQQLLQTFGGPGRTAIGFEPSYSMHGLISRGTGTGWISGPRGEDFTIDVAAAEKAIAENQPDVVFITTPNNPTGTAVPPETVLALYEAAQAAKPSMVVVDEAYIEFSHGDSLLPLLAGRPNLVVSRTMSKAFGAAGLRLGYLAAHPAVVDAVQLVRLPYHLSAVTQATALAALEHTGTLLGYVEQLKTERDRLVTELLAIGYEVTASDANFVQFGRFRNSHETWQKILDRGVLVRDNGVPGWLRVTAGTPEENDAFLDAVREVKKEQSA from the coding sequence GTGAACGACGTACGCATCGACGATCTCCCCGTACGGGACGAGCTGCGCGGCAAGTCCCCCTACGGCGCGCCCCAGCTGGACGTCCCCGTACGGCTGAACACCAACGAGAACCCCTACCCGCTGCCCGAGCCGCTGGTCGAACGCATCGCCGAGAGGGTCCGGGAAGCCGCCCGGAACCTCAACCGCTACCCGGACCGGGACGCGGTCGAGCTGCGCACGCGGCTGGCGCAGTACCTCACCGACACCTCCGGCCACGAGGTCGGCGTGGCCAACGTCTGGGCGGCCAACGGCTCCAACGAGGTCATCCAGCAGCTGCTGCAGACCTTCGGCGGGCCGGGCCGCACCGCCATCGGCTTCGAGCCGTCGTACTCGATGCACGGCCTCATCTCGCGCGGCACCGGGACCGGCTGGATCTCCGGCCCGCGGGGCGAGGACTTCACCATCGACGTCGCCGCCGCCGAGAAGGCCATCGCCGAGAACCAGCCGGACGTCGTCTTCATCACCACCCCCAACAACCCCACCGGCACCGCCGTCCCGCCCGAGACGGTCCTCGCGCTGTACGAGGCCGCGCAGGCGGCGAAGCCGTCGATGGTGGTGGTCGACGAGGCCTACATCGAGTTCAGCCACGGCGACTCGCTGCTGCCGCTGCTGGCGGGCCGCCCGAACCTCGTCGTCTCCCGCACGATGTCGAAGGCGTTCGGCGCGGCGGGCCTGCGCCTGGGCTACCTCGCCGCGCACCCGGCCGTCGTCGACGCCGTCCAGCTGGTCCGGCTGCCCTACCACCTGTCGGCCGTCACCCAGGCGACCGCCCTGGCCGCCCTGGAGCACACCGGCACCCTGCTCGGCTACGTCGAGCAGCTCAAGACCGAACGGGACCGCCTGGTCACCGAACTGCTCGCGATCGGCTACGAGGTGACCGCGTCGGACGCGAACTTCGTGCAGTTCGGCCGGTTCCGCAACTCCCACGAGACCTGGCAGAAGATCCTCGACCGGGGCGTCCTGGTCCGGGACAACGGCGTGCCCGGCTGGCTCCGGGTCACCGCCGGCACCCCAGAAGAGAACGACGCGTTCCTCGACGCGGTACGTGAAGTGAAGAAGGAGCAGAGCGCATGA
- the hisD gene encoding histidinol dehydrogenase, giving the protein MISRIDLRGDALVEGPALRDLLPRADFDVAAALEKVRPICEDVHHRGDAALIDFAERFDGVRLDQVRVPAAALTRALEELDPAVRAALEESIRRARAVHRAQRRATHTTQVVPGGSVTEKWVPVDRVGLYAPGGRSVYPSSVIMNAVPAQEAGVESIALASPAQAEFGGLPHPTILAACALLGVDEVYAAGGATAVAMFAYGTESCAPANMVTGPGNIWVAAAKRYFTGRIGIDAEAGPTEIAVLADDTADPVHVASDLISQAEHDPLAAAVLVTDSVELADAVEKELEPQVAATRHVEDRIVPALTGRQSAIVLVDGIDEGLRVVDAYGAEHLEIQTADAAAVADRVRNAGAIFIGPWAPVSLGDYAAGSNHVLPTGGCACHSSGLSVQSFLRGIHIVDYTREALADVAHHVVTLAEAEDLPAHGAAIKARFDWKVPQGK; this is encoded by the coding sequence GTGATCTCCCGAATCGATCTGCGCGGCGACGCCCTCGTCGAGGGCCCCGCCCTGCGTGACCTGCTGCCCCGAGCCGACTTCGACGTTGCGGCCGCCCTCGAGAAGGTGCGTCCGATCTGCGAGGACGTCCATCATCGGGGCGACGCGGCGCTGATCGACTTCGCCGAGCGGTTCGACGGGGTCAGGCTGGATCAGGTCCGGGTCCCGGCCGCCGCGCTCACCCGCGCGCTGGAGGAACTCGACCCGGCCGTGCGCGCCGCCCTGGAGGAGTCCATCCGCCGCGCCCGGGCCGTCCACCGCGCCCAGCGCCGCGCCACGCACACCACCCAGGTCGTGCCCGGCGGCTCCGTGACCGAGAAGTGGGTGCCGGTCGACCGCGTCGGGCTGTACGCGCCCGGCGGCCGGTCGGTGTACCCGTCCTCCGTGATCATGAACGCGGTGCCCGCCCAGGAGGCCGGCGTCGAGTCCATCGCGCTCGCCTCTCCCGCCCAGGCCGAGTTCGGCGGCCTGCCGCACCCGACCATCCTCGCCGCCTGCGCGCTGCTCGGCGTCGACGAGGTCTACGCGGCCGGCGGGGCCACGGCCGTCGCGATGTTCGCCTACGGCACCGAGTCCTGCGCCCCCGCGAACATGGTCACCGGCCCCGGCAACATCTGGGTCGCCGCCGCCAAGCGCTACTTCACCGGCCGGATCGGCATCGACGCCGAGGCCGGCCCGACCGAGATCGCGGTCCTCGCCGACGACACGGCCGACCCGGTCCACGTCGCCTCCGACCTGATCAGCCAGGCCGAGCACGACCCGCTGGCCGCCGCCGTCCTGGTCACCGACTCCGTCGAGCTCGCCGACGCGGTCGAGAAGGAACTGGAGCCGCAGGTCGCGGCCACCCGGCACGTCGAGGACCGGATCGTCCCGGCCCTGACCGGCAGGCAGTCCGCGATCGTGCTGGTCGACGGCATCGACGAGGGCCTCAGGGTGGTCGACGCGTACGGCGCCGAGCACCTGGAGATCCAGACCGCCGACGCCGCGGCCGTGGCCGACCGCGTCCGCAACGCCGGCGCGATCTTCATCGGCCCCTGGGCACCCGTGTCGCTGGGCGACTACGCGGCCGGGTCCAACCACGTCCTGCCCACCGGCGGTTGCGCCTGCCACTCCTCGGGCCTGTCCGTGCAGTCCTTCCTGCGCGGCATCCACATCGTCGACTACACGCGCGAGGCCCTGGCCGACGTCGCGCACCACGTGGTCACGCTGGCCGAGGCGGAGGACCTGCCGGCCCACGGCGCGGCGATCAAGGCGAGGTTCGACTGGAAGGTTCCCCAGGGCAAGTGA
- a CDS encoding oxidoreductase codes for MTEGAGVRAGDLPDDLTAAEAGMWQAFRNGTVYDLSCGDAVADDPHGGHPWGEERTVRARIMCWLLLDGPPALAGRVSSLKLIGVQVSGSLDLAGGTVVPYVEMRRCRFEQDVLLPEARFTTLRMVDCSVPRLEAARVHTEGDLHLPRCRFHHGIRLTDAQIGTDLMLNQAIVHRDHSGRSIAADGMTVGQDLQAELLESHGELSLRAATIGVSLSLRGARLSNPYERLALNAPQLTVERSLYLTPAGVGAQAMSGMTPAQGTRIQRFACEGGIRLDDGRFGDAVDFERARFTLTDDQELSLRRVQTPELRFLGEQPVRGRVVLSGAKVINLMDRADAWPGPGRLHMGGFAYEFLVPRGPFPPAERLRWVAAATAEYNPEPYERLAAVLRAGGEDEDAREVLLAKQRRHRESLPVAAKLWGYAQDLTVAYGYRPGRAAVWMAVLWAAGSLAFAQAGHPPMKRGEHPEWNPTLFTLDLLLPVIDLGQVGFWQLRGPWQWLATAMILLGWILATTVAAGATRLLRRN; via the coding sequence GTGACCGAGGGGGCCGGCGTCCGTGCCGGGGATCTGCCCGACGACCTGACCGCGGCCGAGGCCGGCATGTGGCAGGCCTTCCGCAACGGCACCGTGTACGACCTGAGCTGCGGCGACGCCGTGGCCGACGACCCGCACGGCGGGCACCCGTGGGGCGAGGAGCGGACCGTCCGGGCCCGGATCATGTGCTGGCTGCTCCTCGACGGGCCACCCGCCCTGGCCGGCCGCGTGTCGTCGCTGAAGCTGATCGGAGTGCAGGTCAGCGGCTCCCTGGACCTCGCCGGCGGCACGGTGGTGCCCTACGTCGAGATGCGCCGGTGCCGGTTCGAGCAGGACGTGCTGCTGCCGGAGGCCCGCTTCACCACCCTGCGCATGGTGGACTGCTCGGTGCCCCGGCTGGAGGCGGCCCGGGTGCACACCGAGGGCGATCTGCATCTGCCGCGCTGCCGCTTCCACCACGGCATCCGGCTCACGGACGCGCAGATCGGCACGGACCTGATGCTCAACCAGGCGATCGTGCACCGGGACCACAGCGGCCGGTCGATCGCCGCGGACGGCATGACCGTCGGCCAGGACTTGCAGGCGGAGCTGCTGGAGTCGCACGGCGAGCTGAGCCTGCGCGCCGCGACCATCGGCGTGTCGCTGAGCCTGCGCGGCGCGCGGCTGAGCAACCCCTACGAGCGGCTCGCGCTGAACGCCCCGCAGCTGACGGTCGAGCGCAGCCTGTATCTGACGCCGGCGGGGGTCGGCGCCCAGGCGATGAGCGGGATGACCCCGGCCCAGGGGACGCGCATCCAGCGCTTCGCGTGCGAGGGCGGGATCCGGCTGGACGACGGCCGGTTCGGCGACGCCGTCGACTTCGAGCGGGCCCGGTTCACCCTCACGGACGACCAGGAGCTGTCACTGCGCCGGGTGCAGACGCCGGAGCTGCGCTTCCTCGGGGAGCAGCCGGTGCGCGGGCGGGTGGTGCTGTCCGGGGCGAAGGTCATCAACCTGATGGACCGGGCGGACGCCTGGCCGGGCCCGGGGCGGCTGCACATGGGCGGCTTCGCCTACGAGTTCCTCGTGCCGCGCGGACCGTTCCCGCCGGCCGAGCGGCTTCGGTGGGTGGCGGCGGCCACCGCCGAGTACAACCCGGAGCCGTACGAGCGGCTCGCGGCCGTGCTGCGGGCCGGCGGGGAGGACGAGGACGCCCGTGAGGTGCTGCTGGCCAAGCAGCGCCGGCACCGCGAGAGCCTGCCGGTGGCGGCCAAGCTGTGGGGCTACGCGCAGGACTTGACGGTCGCCTACGGGTACCGGCCGGGCCGGGCCGCGGTGTGGATGGCGGTGCTGTGGGCGGCGGGCTCCCTCGCCTTCGCGCAGGCCGGGCATCCGCCGATGAAGCGGGGCGAGCACCCGGAGTGGAATCCGACGCTGTTCACCCTCGACCTGCTGCTGCCCGTCATCGACCTGGGCCAGGTGGGGTTCTGGCAGCTGCGGGGGCCCTGGCAGTGGCTGGCGACGGCGATGATCCTGCTGGGCTGGATCCTGGCGACGACGGTGGCGGCGGGGGCGACGCGGCTGCTGCGCCGCAACTGA
- a CDS encoding LON peptidase substrate-binding domain-containing protein, producing MTTVRLPLFPLNSVLFPGLVLPLNVFEERYRAMMRELLKTPEDEPRRFAVVAIRDGHEVASTAPGMPDPTAVPERGPLAGFGTDPAKAFHKVGCIADAATIRERTDGSFEVLATGTTRVKLLSVEASGPFLTAELEPLEEEPGDEAAPLAEGVLRSFRQYQKRLAGARERSLATGAELPDEPGVVSYLVAAAMMLDTPTKQRLLQAPDTASRLRDELKLLRSETAIIRSLPSLPASELTRGPMSLN from the coding sequence GTGACCACCGTCCGGCTCCCCCTCTTCCCCCTGAACTCGGTGCTGTTCCCGGGGCTCGTGCTCCCGCTCAACGTCTTCGAGGAGCGGTACCGCGCCATGATGCGCGAGCTGCTGAAGACGCCCGAGGACGAGCCGCGCAGGTTCGCCGTCGTGGCGATCCGCGACGGCCACGAGGTGGCCTCGACCGCGCCCGGCATGCCCGACCCGACCGCCGTGCCCGAGCGGGGGCCCTTGGCCGGTTTCGGCACGGACCCGGCCAAGGCGTTCCACAAGGTGGGCTGCATCGCCGACGCGGCGACGATCCGGGAGCGCACCGACGGCTCCTTCGAGGTCCTGGCGACCGGCACGACCCGGGTGAAGCTGCTGTCGGTCGAGGCCTCCGGGCCCTTCCTGACGGCCGAGCTGGAGCCGCTGGAGGAGGAGCCGGGCGACGAGGCGGCGCCCCTGGCCGAGGGCGTGCTGCGCTCCTTCCGCCAGTACCAGAAGCGGCTGGCCGGGGCGCGGGAGCGGTCCCTTGCGACGGGGGCCGAACTGCCGGACGAGCCGGGCGTGGTGTCGTACCTCGTGGCGGCCGCGATGATGCTGGACACCCCGACCAAGCAGCGCCTGCTCCAGGCTCCCGACACGGCGTCCCGCCTGCGCGACGAGCTGAAACTCCTTCGCTCCGAGACGGCGATCATCCGTAGTCTGCCGTCGTTGCCCGCGTCGGAGCTGACGCGCGGCCCGATGAGCCTCAACTGA
- the ybaK gene encoding Cys-tRNA(Pro) deacylase codes for MAKKSKKQHQPGGTPATVALTAAGAEYTVHSYDHDPAHPSYGEEAAEAMGVSPDRVFKTLVADVDGALTVAVVPVAGRLDLKALAAAVGGKRATMADPALAERTTGYVRGGISPLGQRKRLPTVLDASASAHVTICVSAGRRGLEVELAPEDLAKLTEAVLAPVSRSWAPTPQTYAAGGPW; via the coding sequence ATGGCGAAGAAGTCGAAGAAGCAGCACCAGCCGGGCGGCACCCCCGCGACGGTGGCCCTCACGGCGGCGGGCGCGGAGTACACGGTCCACTCCTACGACCACGACCCCGCGCACCCCTCCTACGGCGAGGAGGCGGCCGAGGCCATGGGCGTCTCCCCCGACCGCGTCTTCAAGACCCTGGTCGCGGACGTCGACGGCGCGCTGACGGTCGCGGTGGTCCCGGTGGCGGGCCGGCTGGACCTGAAGGCCCTGGCGGCGGCCGTGGGCGGCAAGCGCGCGACGATGGCCGACCCGGCGCTCGCGGAACGCACGACGGGCTACGTCCGGGGCGGCATCTCGCCGCTGGGCCAGCGCAAGAGGCTGCCGACGGTCCTGGACGCCTCGGCCTCGGCGCACGTGACGATCTGCGTCTCGGCGGGCCGCAGGGGCCTGGAGGTGGAACTGGCGCCGGAGGACCTGGCCAAGCTGACGGAAGCGGTACTGGCACCCGTCAGCCGGTCCTGGGCCCCGACGCCGCAGACCTACGCGGCAGGCGGTCCCTGGTAA
- a CDS encoding AAA family ATPase encodes MTAPLTPPPPPHEHSAQGAWQPPAAGPQAPGSQHAEYAGHGWYGQDGPGMRTELREAAVIAVAVALGGVLLGVLWWWLAPHVPLVGDVVEKNWVVYLKDTEGEQAIGVDGTFTLLGLAFGAVSALVVFLLRRRGGVPLVVGLALGGLLGSLLAWRVGVWLGPAEDVIAHAREAGRGVTFDAPLKLGAKGALLAWPLAALVLHLGLMALFGPRDPEPEFHQGPYQGPPAA; translated from the coding sequence GTGACCGCACCCCTGACTCCGCCACCGCCCCCGCATGAACACTCCGCGCAGGGCGCGTGGCAGCCGCCGGCCGCCGGGCCTCAGGCTCCCGGTTCCCAGCACGCCGAGTACGCAGGGCACGGCTGGTACGGACAGGACGGCCCCGGAATGAGGACGGAACTGCGGGAGGCCGCCGTGATCGCGGTGGCCGTGGCGCTCGGCGGGGTGCTGCTCGGGGTGCTGTGGTGGTGGCTCGCGCCGCACGTGCCGCTGGTCGGCGACGTGGTGGAGAAGAACTGGGTCGTCTACCTCAAGGACACCGAGGGCGAGCAGGCCATCGGTGTCGACGGCACGTTCACGCTGCTCGGGCTGGCCTTCGGTGCCGTCAGCGCCCTGGTCGTCTTCCTGCTGCGGCGGCGCGGGGGCGTGCCGCTGGTGGTGGGGCTGGCCCTCGGAGGCCTGCTCGGGTCGTTGCTCGCCTGGCGGGTCGGAGTGTGGCTCGGACCCGCCGAGGACGTGATCGCGCACGCGCGGGAAGCCGGGCGGGGCGTCACCTTCGACGCGCCGCTGAAACTGGGCGCGAAGGGCGCGTTGCTGGCCTGGCCGCTCGCCGCGCTGGTGCTGCACCTCGGGCTCATGGCCCTGTTCGGACCCCGTGACCCGGAGCCGGAGTTCCACCAGGGGCCTTACCAGGGACCGCCTGCCGCGTAG